A DNA window from Naumovozyma dairenensis CBS 421 chromosome 7, complete genome contains the following coding sequences:
- the STB2 gene encoding Stb2p (similar to Saccharomyces cerevisiae STB6 (YKL072W) and STB2 (YMR053C); ancestral locus Anc_2.616), whose product MSNSLNVKKTGHSRSVDKVSHQYSKQKYNTNNKLKVAPLTKARLSSSSSSSLKSFNKKSASPENGNIQGLPLQASLNKKPASDRLYPAVSVPFSSFIFPDTRALFNLNLKSYMDLTYEEIKVVGFELYIIEQWAPERKLSTIITSLTGNSQDIITAIRVILPSDPKLWPGRFKQYHEELMEFSQPRVTPQGTLFISNLSNVNSSLNLIHIECGDLRSVWILFKINFNLKMLHCAGRSAVLLSYPSSSAKEKFSQVYRIPIDKGQAQPPGRWASINERLMVPNFDTTDGNKGQHSRSMVSDLLPVSGYYPVIELINIIQISLGYFKLPVGKIINDGLICNITKKAIDEWWDLYGKLYLGVEKPRNEATLGPTTVASLISLVLSCYFKLMVEDCISSKDAFDEPEFFNGIYNFQRKYGITTPGTQVCLEHRTLEKLFEVSAKFSAGNVTDIFKMKKVVKSRVHDITGKGNPIHLSNEILTTDLNTLVNNIHGGSLGLLWKGKGKPRRKADLSSSINFLTFNFSHGNPMQQLKEHELNLYKLKQDEKLKERALLHNKLRFLDNIDDATGNNNLVDRQRDQDLGSYNERDSDMFSLGRSDLRRVPFSSATISSMFCNYDRSKYLRNADINKRYQNEIFRRNSVDSDIQKAVNPNKLDHYFKDGIRLHRSNSASKIQNVIERWDLPFDSSVVKVARDLLRIEDELHLQQQVDEKEKELHDNRISQVNDRGDENHDQDVEFDQAMKALQEIYQKYIKGANTFQAKSDNIETQQQLLLNEMHELNSLTSKLKYDVRILDHRVRDVEESVSQFDTKLKAVRKTLVIREKGPKDLTPDMQNDKLLFEQCMNNLLKSENTQYQGVCLKVLSKGFFQEMKRDIHEWYHWFFGKAPNKSVIENADVEIQSMPT is encoded by the coding sequence ATGTCGAACTCTTTGAATGTAAAAAAAACTGGCCACTCCAGGAGTGTTGATAAGGTCTCCCATCAATATTCCAAGCAAAAGTacaatactaataataaacttaAGGTTGCACCACTAACAAAGGCACGTCTatcttcttcgtcatcttcttcaCTTAAATCGTTCAATAAGAAATCAGCTTCCCCAGAAAATGGCAACATACAGGGACTCCCATTGCAGGCATCATTAAATAAGAAACCAGCGTCAGATCGTCTTTATCCTGCAGTATCTGTCCCATTCTCCAGTTTCATCTTCCCTGATACAAGAGCACTATTCAACttgaatttaaaatcatACATGGATTTAACATACgaagaaataaaagtaGTCGGATTCGAATTATACATCATTGAACAATGGGCCCCTGAAAGGAAATTATCAACTATAATTACATCCTTAACAGGAAATAGTCAAGATATAATTACAGCCATAAGGGTAATTTTACCTAGTGATCCAAAGTTATGGCCTGGTCGATTCAAACAATATCATGAGGAATTAATGGAATTCTCACAACCACGTGTGACACCACAGGGgacattatttatttctaatttgTCAAATGTTAATTCaagtttgaatttgataCATATTGAATGTGGAGATTTAAGAAGTGTGTGGATTTTGTTTAAgattaatttcaatttgaaaatgctGCATTGTGCTGGGAGATCAGCTGTTTTATTGTCATATCCTTCAAGTTCAGCGAAGGAGAAATTCTCGCAAGTTTATAGGATACCCATTGATAAAGGTCAAGCCCAACCCCCAGGGAGGTGGGCTTCAATTAATGAACGACTGATGGTTCCTAATTTCGATACTACTGATGGTAATAAGGGACAACACTCAAGAAGCATGGTGTCTGATTTACTCCCTGTGTCAGGTTATTATCCAGTTATAGAATTGATCAACATAATTCAAATCTCATTGGGTTATTTTAAACTCCCCGTGGGCAAAATCATTAACGATGGGTTAATCTGTAACATTACTAAAAAGGCCATTGACGAATGGTGGGATTTATATGGGAAATTATATCTCGGTGTGGAAAAACCAAGGAACGAAGCTACTTTGGGTCCCACTACGGTGGCATCTTTGATTAGTTTGGTATTAAGTTGTTATTTCAAACTAATGGTTGAAGATTGTATATCATCAAAGGATGCATTTGATGAACCCGAATTCTTTAATGGAATTTATAATttccaaagaaaatatgGGATTACAACTCCAGGAACACAAGTATGTCTCGAACATAGAACATTGGAAAAATTGTTCGAAGTATCAGCTAAATTCTCAGCTGGTAACGTCActgatatttttaaaatgaaaaaagtgGTGAAATCAAGAGTACATGATATAACAGGGAAAGGGAACCCCATCCATCTttctaatgaaattttgaCCACCGATCTGAATACATTGGTTAATAATATCCACGGAGGATCGCTGGGATTATTATGGAAAGGAAAGGGCAaaccaagaagaaaagCTGATTTATCGTCTAGTATAAATTTCTTAACTTTTAACTTTTCTCATGGTAATCCCATGCAACAACTAAAAGAACATGAATTGAATCTATATAAGTTGAAACAAGAtgagaaattgaaagaaaggGCCTTACTTCATAATAAGTTACGATTTCTAGATAACATTGATGATGCAactggtaataataatctagTTGATAGGCAAAGAGACCAAGACCTTGGAAGTTATAATGAAAGAGACTCCGATATGTTTTCCCTGGGAAGATCAGACTTACGGAGAGTTCCCTTCTCATCGGCAACGATATCATCTATGTTTTGTAATTATGATCGGTCCAAATATCTTCGTAATGCAGATATTAATAAGAGAtatcaaaatgaaatatttaggCGTAATTCAGTAGATAGCGACATCCAGAAGGCTGTTAATCCTAATAAACTTGATCATTATTTTAAAGATGGAATAAGGTTACATCGTTCAAATTCTGCATCCAAGATACAAAATGTTATCGAAAGATGGGATCTGCCCTTTGATTCCTCAGTGGTAAAAGTGGCAAGAGATTTGCTTCGTATTGAGGATGAATTACATTTACAGCAGCAAGTtgatgaaaaggaaaaagagTTACATGATAATAGGATCAGTCAGGTAAATGATCGCGGCGATGAGAATCACGATCAAGATGTGGAATTCGATCAAGCGATGAAAGCattacaagaaatatatCAGAAATATATCAAGGGAGCAAATACTTTTCAAGCAAAATCAGATAATATAGAAACCCAACAACAACTTTTACTAAATGAAATGcatgaattgaattctttGACCTCGAAACTAAAATATGACGTCAGAATCTTAGACCATCGTGTCCGTGATGTAGAAGAAAGTGTTAGTCAGTTTGATACCAAGCTGAAAGCAGTAAGAAAAACGCTCGTTATAAGAGAAAAAGGTCCGAAAGATTTAACCCCTGATATGCAAAATGATAAACTCTTATTTGAACAGTGTATGAACAACTTATTGAAATCAGAAAATACTCAATATCAGGGAGTATGTTTAAAGGTTTTGAGCAAGGgattttttcaagaaatgaaaagagATATCCACGAATGGTATCATTGGTTTTTTGGGAAAGCGCCCAACAAATCGGTTATTGAAAACGCAGATGTTGAAATTCAATCCATGCCTACCTGA
- the NDAI0G04700 gene encoding uncharacterized protein: MYTVSNKRNYNLNNTTVYSQDLSTTNQTIYHIRARHQWKTLPMATIWIDKRQVQALLDSGSEINLIQEDIAKMLEHQKNVSRINNNNPVRIECGGKISMSEYLLLGSCFKLKERSYTALFHVVNISTNVPKMILGIPWLREHGIILNFEQNAYSIMDQGGKIIDQVNNDTGYKSNFQQVTDNSSYLTQEHANSNLEDEGHDKVDNSEITLPPELSDLAIYFAKPDYKGKLKESDFKTFIEFEKTKPNRMGTPGYPIPQAWLTQAKKQMQVMVDQGVVEEVNGYCNYVSPGFFIRKRDTEELRLVINYRTANQYVIGMESQLPSIYDSIVTLPDSVFTVLDITSAFYTVKLDKLSQDFLCFKVGNQTYRPLRAPMGYKNSAQLFAAFINHILPSSLKPHLTIYVDDLLIIGKPNTIVSLTREVIQHLGGYGIRFSAKKIQFNQRSIEYLGYKIVPGGIKPLERHIEAIVNLPPPQTVRDVRSLIGMANFIRNWIPNISESLKHMYQTIKDYGDKGKKGRISISEELILEYQNFKETLQRLPTIGRFIPGYPILIFTDASRYSTGAVVIQLSDKADSRKPIQIIIDEIKERNGKVQGKISGFSSHKLTPAEQNYSVYDLELLAIDKVLEQYEQWLIGSPVTVITDHANLSRLTTKVRLTPRISRTMEFLMQFDVRIGFMEGDSNTMADGLSRYPIHKSSEPSKIEVELFRRSKLRPEILEPSIPYEDTEIPNQVKRLFITTAKINESDNVFLRVPEMTLEIVEKYQEDQIHDITGLPITLHDKLKEAVSNIKVNSKLHFLTIQGDKLLTKEHKWWIPQEQYEIILWIIWNTHINNDMHRGIQETLRCIRKRYNFDDLYKLTQVVVNSCKICQSNKPTNFSISNYRYIPTPSRPHMIMSADHITDLDTSKDGYNEILVIVDLFTRYTYLIAAKKQDTAEETFQRLEERLCLHGGLPITMLTDNGTKYKGEFNKNLSWRGINHWNTSIYRAKSNGANERMNGIIKQCLRTHGALMRPHWPQHLSATEFFINSRTHSATRRSPNELKFGYEPEWIDTNKRLEMLNTDTRIQVMSDEEWYNYIQEKVKPIQALLVKSKDRNKQKITKTGKPVVFKVGEMVWISRHAYVAKGLKALKAVFIGPAVIKEAVRETSYKVNILNSSIVLHVNAEFLSKFIKPIDTVRQLRIAMDEYFETIVTTDNTPKQTKLNGIMKASQENGHPNQEDFQSTNKRGAPSELNEKNAINDANTTTRKKICRRSKH; encoded by the coding sequence ATGTATACAGTAAgtaataaaagaaattacaaTTTGAACAATACTACAGTATATAGTCAGGATCTATCCACAACCAACCAGACGATTTATCATATCAGAGCAAGACACCAATGGAAAACCCTACCTATGGCTACCATTTGGATAGATAAACGTCAAGTACAAGCACTTTTGGACAGTGGTAGtgaaattaatttgatACAAGAGGATATAGCCAAGATGTTGGAGCACCAGAAGAATGTATCAAGAattaacaacaacaacccAGTTAGGATCGAGTGTGGAGGAAAAATTAGTATGAGTGAATATCTATTATTAGGATCATGTTTTAAACTAAAGGAAAGATCGTATACAGCTTTGTTCCATGTAGTCAATATTTCAACCAATGTACcaaaaatgatattagGTATACCATGGTTACGTGAACATGGAATTATTCTAAATTTCGAACAAAATGCCTACAGTATTATGGATCAGGGAGGGAAGATCATAGACCAGGTAAATAATGATACCGGCTATAAGTCAAACTTTCAACAGGTAACAGATAACTCATCATATTTAACTCAAGAACATGCAAACTCTAACCTAGAGGACGAAGGACACGACAAAGTAGACAATTCGGAAATAACACTGCCACCTGAATTATCAGATCTAGCTATTTACTTTGCTAAACCAGACtataaaggaaaattaAAGGAATCCGACTTTAAGACATTCATAGAATTTGAGAAGACTAAACCAAATCGAATGGGCACTCCAGGATACCCAATTCCACAAGCATGGCTAACACAAgcaaagaaacaaatgCAGGTTATGGTCGATCAAGGTGTAGTAGAAGAAGTTAATGGTTATTGTAACTACGTCAGTCCAGGTTTTTTCATCAGGAAAAGAGATACTGAAGAACTCAGATTGGTAATAAACTACAGAACAGCTAATCAATATGTCATTGGAATGGAATCACAACTACCAAGTATTTACGATTCAATAGTCACTTTGCCTGACTCGGTTTTTACGGTGTTAGACATTACATCAGCCTTTTATACTGTTAAGTTGGATAAATTGTCCCAAGATTTCCTTTGCTTCAAAGTTGGGAATCAGACTTATAGACCTCTTAGAGCTCCTATGGGCTATAAGAATTCTGCTCAATTGTTTGCCGCTTTCATAAACCATATTTTACCCTCCTCATTGAAACCACATCTTACTATTTATGTGGACGATTTGTTAATCATTGGTAAACCGAACACAATTGTGTCTTTGACACGTGAGGTGATCCAACACCTAGGGGGATATGGAATTAGGTTTTCTGCTAAAAAGATTCAATTTAACCAAAGGTCTATAGAATACCTAGGTTATAAAATAGTCCCAGGTGGAATAAAACCTCTTGAAAGGCACATTGAAGCTATTGTCAACCTACCGCCACCTCAAACAGTCAGGGATGTAAGAAGTTTAATAGGAATGGCAAATTTTATTAGGAATTGGATACCAAATATCAGCGAATCGTTGAAACATATGTATCAAACTATTAAAGATTATGGTgacaaaggaaaaaaggGCAGAATATCGATAAGTGAAGAATTGATATTGGAGTACCAAAATTTCAAGGAAACATTACAAAGACTACCAACAATTGGTCGGTTTATTCCAGGTTACCCAATTTTGATCTTCACCGATGCTTCCCGATATTCTACTGGTGCAGTTGTGATCCAACTAAGTGACAAAGCTGATAGTAGAAAACCAATCCAGATAATCATAGACGAAATTAAAGAGAGAAATGGTAAAGTTCAAGGGAAAATATCAGGCTTTTCGAGTCATAAGTTAACACCTGCAGAACAAAATTACTCCGTTTATGATCTAGAGCTATTAGCTATTGATAAAGTATTGGAACAGTATGAACAGTGGTTGATTGGTTCCCCAGTTACGGTAATTACAGATCATGCTAACTTAAGTAGATTAACAACTAAAGTTAGGCTGACTCCCAGAATTAGTCGAACCATGGAATTCCTGATGCAATTTGATGTAAGAATAGGGTTTATGGAAGGAGACAGCAATACAATGGCTGACGGACTCTCAAGATATCCCATACACAAATCATCAGAGCCATCCAAAATAGAAGTAGAATTATTCAGAAGGAGCAAATTAAGACCAGAAATACTGGAACCATCAATTCCGTACGAAGATACTGAAATTCCAAATCAAGTTAAACGTTTGTTTATAACTACAGctaaaatcaatgaaagTGATAATGTATTTTTGAGAGTACCAGAAATGACACTAGAAATTGTGGAGAAATATCAAGAGGATCAAATACATGATATTACTGGACTTCCAATTACATTACATGACAAATTAAAGGAAGCTGTGAGTAACATCAAGGTAAATTCGAAACTCCATTTTTTAACAATACAAGGTGATAAACTGCTAACTAAAGAGCATAAATGGTGGATTCCACAAGAACAATACGAAATAATATTGTGGATTATATGGAACACACACATTAACAATGATATGCATCGTGGTATACAGGAAACACTTCGATGTATTAGGAAACGATACAACTTTGATGATCTCTATAAACTTACTCAGGTGGTTGTCAACTCTTGTAAAATCTGTCAATCGAATAAACCAACAAATTTTTCGATCTCAAACTACCGATATATCCCTACTCCTAGCCGACCACATATGATTATGAGTGCAGACCACATTACCGATCTCGATACTTCCAAAGATGGATATAACGAAATATTAGTGATAGTGGATCTTTTTACTCGATATACATACTTAATCGCTGCGAAGAAACAGGATACGGCAGAAGAGACATTTCAGAGATTAGAAGAGAGACTTTGTTTACATGGCGGTTTACCCATCACGATGCTAACCGACAACGGAACAAAATACAAAGGTgaattcaacaaaaatttGTCCTGGCGTGGAATAAATCATTGGAATACTTCTATTTACAGAGCAAAGTCAAACGGTGCTAACGAACGTATGAATGGTATTATTAAACAATGCCTAAGAACTCATGGAGCGTTAATGCGTCCACATTGGCCTCAACATCTATCAGCTActgaatttttcattaatagtAGGACACACTCGGCAACACGTCGATCTCCAAATGAGTTGAAATTTGGCTATGAACCTGAATGGATAGATACAAATAAACGTCTGGAAATGCTTAATACTGATACCAGAATACAAGTCATGtcagatgaagaatggTATAATTATATCCAAGAAAAGGTAAAACCAATTCAAGCCCTATTAGTAAAAAGTAAAGATAGAAATAAACAGAAGATTACCAAAACAGGGAAACCAGTAGTATTCAAAGTAGGTGAAATGGTATGGATTTCTAGACATGCATACGTTGCAAAAGGCCTGAAGGCGCTAAAAGCTGTTTTTATAGGACCTGCTGTTATTAAAGAAGCCGTCAGAGAAACATCCTATAAggtaaatatattaaactCAAGCATAGTACTTCATGTAAATGCTGAGTTCCTTAgcaaattcattaaaccCATTGATACAGTCAGACAATTAAGAATCGCCATGGATGAATATTTCGAAACAATAGTTACAACAGACAACACACCAAAACAGACAAAATTAAATGGTATAATGAAAGCTTCACAGGAAAACGGTCACCCGAATCAAGAGGACTTTCAATCCACAAATAAAAGGGGAGCACCATCCGAGTTGAATGAAAAGAATGCAATAAACGATGCAAATACAACAACTCGTAAGAAAATATGTAGAAGAAGCAAACATTAA
- the NDAI0G04710 gene encoding uncharacterized protein, whose translation MSSVTTDQRELEESNTLLPEVITTGFVLDEEEEDEIKNVENPYLKMFGQTPAIDALRNSERTKNFNTYEYAEFYCPELFGFKSLKPFRNYKGLVKETKDDDNRNDSYKESGKSFSRSTGMEKYVYGEDPIKFVQQFLREYQKRNILESKSTIYTTFRSLLPAKLTAMCAASDGKEDPDALIEQFVLTQVSWHQLVKNAIDTLKLLDDNVIIAERISQSKVFLETASWVKTNKRLRNMMPLLSLSNSRAREFNSMYQEERFNEDFNLTKAIYSFTGNEVATLTGWSIEHPQDIAIIAQFPRIEESELRNKLGVSKYTDAKYESLKDFITTKDSTMSLTMTKLNKEENDESQTKKIAYLEYDYAFKLTDEEWTKNKPIIKRTNSILGTNFTANPYANNTEFQATGRQWTTSAFKEIIRDRRCKHCGHKKDKNHYCSVGMVIYSYRVSKPRQPK comes from the coding sequence ATGTCTAGCGTTACTACCGATCAAAGGGAATTGGAAGAGTCAAATACACTACTTCCAGAAGTAATTACAACAGGATTTGTCTtagacgaagaagaagaggatgaAATCAAGAATGTGGAGAATCCTTACTTAAAGATGTTTGGGCAAACTCCGGCAATTGATGCATTAAGAAACTCCGAAAGAAccaaaaatttcaatacatACGAATACGCGGAATTTTATTGTCCTGAATTATTCGGTTTCAAAAGTCTAAAGCCATTTAGAAATTATAAAGGCTTAGTCAAGGAGACCAAGGACGATGACAATAGAAACGACAGTTATAAAGAATCAGGGAAATCCTTTAGTAGAAGCACAGGAATGgaaaaatatgtttatGGTGAAGATCCAATTAAATTTGTACAGCAATTTTTGCGTGAATAccagaaaagaaatattctaGAAAGTAAATCTACTATTTATACCACCTTTAGAAGTCTGTTACCAGCAAAATTAACTGCTATGTGTGCTGCTTCAGATGGTAAGGAAGATCCAGATGCGTTGATTGAACAATTTGTTTTAACACAAGTATCATGGCATCAATTAGTCAAGAATGCCATTGACACTCTAAAGCTATTGGATGACAACGTAATCATCGCTGAAAGAATCAGTCAATCCAAGGTATTTTTAGAAACAGCTTCATGGGTTAAGACCAATAAGAGATTAAGGAATATGATGcctttattatctttatcaaaCAGTCGTGCCAGGGAGTTTAATTCAATGTACCAGGAAGAACGTTTCAACGAGGATTTCAATCTAACTAAGGCtatttattcattcacAGGTAACGAAGTTGCCACTTTAACTGGATGGAGTATTGAACACCCACAGGATATCGCAATCATTGCACAGTTCCCACGTATTGAAGAATCAGAATTGAGAAATAAATTAGGGGTTTCGAAATATACAGACGCAAAGTATGAATCTCTGAAGGATTTCATTACTACAAAAGACTCAACAATGAGCTTAACTATGACCAAGTtgaacaaagaagaaaatgatgaaagtcaaaccaaaaaaattgcTTACTTGGAGTACGATTATGCATTTAAGTTAACGGATGAAGAGTGGACCAAAAACAAGCCAATTAtcaaaagaacaaatagCATTTTGGGTACCAACTTCACTGCAAATCCATATGCTAACAATACTGAGTTTCAAGCTACAGGTAGACAGTGGACAACATCAGCCTTCAAAGAGATTATAAGGGATAGAAGATGTAAACATTGTGGACATAAGAAGGacaaaaatcattattgttCAGTAGGCATGGTTATTTATAGTTACAGAGTCTCGAAACCACGTCAACCTAAATAA
- the VPS55 gene encoding Vps55p (similar to Saccharomyces cerevisiae VPS55 (YJR044C); ancestral locus Anc_1.473), with amino-acid sequence MQFKVSPLTKIISLSVFLALGFLLVILSCALFHNYYPLFDILVFILAPIPNSIFGSRSYASSDFMSPSSNNGKDLGHFLTGMFVASGIALPLVFYHCQLIGSVSCAMSMIGGLIIYSSIVIFSWFFHSSWENDEDNLFG; translated from the coding sequence ATGCAATTTAAAGTCTCTCCATTAACGAAAATCATATCCCTATCGGTATTCTTAGCATTAGGTTTCCTTCTAGTGATTCTAAGTTGTGCATTATTCCATAACTATTATCCATTATTTGATATCTTAGTCTTTATCTTAGCTCCAATACCTAATTCTATATTTGGCTCAAGATCATATGCTTCCTCTGATTTCATGTCTccatcttcaaataatggcAAAGATTTAGGTCATTTCCTAACAGGTATGTTCGTCGCAAGTGGGATCGCATTGCCTTTAGTGTTTTATCATTGTCAATTGATTGGTTCTGTCAGTTGTGCAATGAGTATGATTGGTGGTCTGATCATATATTCTAGTAtagtaatattttcatgGTTCTTCCATAGTAGTTGggaaaatgatgaagataatttaTTCGGTTAA